Proteins from a genomic interval of Pseudomonadota bacterium:
- a CDS encoding glycosyltransferase family 39 protein yields the protein MYRTPLYPLFLAIFLKVFDFGEQAGDCVVFVQRLLGVGSGFILFLALRRAFPHKVALWSAVLFLLSPLQLYYESVIQTEAQFIFLLMLFLWIVARIVSELKRAEVSRLSFVLLGVIAAIMSLSRPIGQLLLVLVLGCLLARFGLSKRMFSAVGIALIIFFVGLFPWMRVNHKHYGFWGISQDFGINLFHRILDVDQTPLPKESSDLFVRAATERAKLRGGTTYFRVYFNLIKEVRASHTKKQLTQLTVDKRMGGFAKEVLLSHPYLFIPNTVNNFWRLFVAPRRSIHFCGGRNNIPYLCSNHDGLQTLVVRADPDRLPEWARRWVHRLFRFLSLPEVFLMAFGIVGVGRSITGQGWEHRLLYLIVIIYFTGLAALLNCPEDRFRLPIDGLIYAFSVYGVFIVGKWGYYIRWRQLRV from the coding sequence GTGTATAGGACACCTCTTTATCCACTTTTTCTGGCCATATTCTTGAAGGTCTTTGATTTTGGAGAACAGGCTGGTGATTGCGTTGTGTTCGTTCAGAGGCTTCTTGGAGTGGGAAGTGGTTTTATTTTATTTTTAGCACTGCGTCGGGCCTTCCCTCATAAGGTTGCGCTATGGTCCGCAGTGCTCTTTTTGTTGTCCCCGCTGCAGCTTTATTATGAATCTGTGATTCAAACAGAAGCTCAGTTTATCTTCCTTTTAATGCTCTTTCTTTGGATAGTGGCTAGGATAGTCTCAGAGCTTAAACGTGCGGAGGTCTCCCGTCTATCTTTTGTGCTTCTTGGGGTCATCGCCGCGATTATGTCGCTTTCTCGTCCGATCGGACAACTTTTGTTGGTATTGGTGCTTGGATGTCTTCTCGCGCGTTTTGGGTTGTCAAAGAGGATGTTTTCCGCCGTTGGTATAGCGCTCATTATTTTTTTTGTGGGACTGTTTCCGTGGATGAGGGTGAACCATAAACATTACGGGTTCTGGGGAATAAGCCAAGATTTTGGCATTAATCTTTTTCACCGAATTCTAGATGTTGATCAGACACCGCTCCCTAAAGAGAGCTCCGATCTCTTTGTTCGCGCTGCCACTGAAAGGGCAAAACTGCGAGGAGGAACAACTTATTTCCGGGTATATTTCAATCTCATAAAAGAGGTTCGGGCGAGCCACACTAAGAAGCAGCTTACGCAGTTGACTGTAGATAAGCGGATGGGTGGGTTCGCCAAGGAGGTGCTGCTTTCACATCCCTACCTCTTTATTCCAAACACTGTGAATAACTTCTGGCGCCTTTTCGTTGCTCCAAGGAGGAGCATACATTTTTGTGGGGGCAGGAATAATATTCCATATCTCTGTTCTAACCACGATGGATTGCAAACTCTTGTAGTTAGAGCAGACCCAGATCGGTTGCCTGAATGGGCAAGAAGATGGGTTCACCGACTTTTTCGTTTCCTCTCCTTGCCGGAGGTGTTTTTAATGGCCTTTGGTATTGTTGGGGTAGGGCGATCTATAACTGGTCAGGGATGGGAGCATCGATTGTTGTATCTTATCGTAATTATTTATTTTACTGGGTTGGCGGCATTGCTTAATTGCCCAGAGGATAGATTCAGGTTGCCTATAGATGGGCTTATCTATGCTTTTTCGGTTTATGGGGTCTTTATAGTGGGAAAGTGGGGTTATTATATACGTTGGAGGCAACTTCGTGTATAA
- a CDS encoding glycosyltransferase produces MDTRETPQLSVVIPTLNEGHNIGPLIERLWATIKALELSVEIIVVDGGSTDQTWQVAEQLGARCLLQRRLGYAGALREGFSAAGGEYILTLDSDLSHPPELFKEMWPLRSDADIIIASRFARGGRSDAPLSRHLLSKVLNAVFSTCLSLPIKDLSSGYRLYKRSALNLGAYHPENFNILQEVIVRAYSEGYNIKEIPLHYEERASGSSHVSLVKFAISYLPTLYRLWKLRNSISTADYEYRSYYSRHPLQRYWIRKRLSLVKRFLDIPQRVLDVGSGSNYLAATTPGIIALDIEPKKVRFMARTQAVAQLGDAQNLPYPDQSFDQVILSEVLPYVGDLGASLDEARRVLKNGGKLIICVPDSRRLAWRIFGTLYRFLPNVHASQVKVRHRFTRINLVERLANRGFRALKYSYICGAELVIVFKKVD; encoded by the coding sequence ATGGACACCAGAGAGACCCCACAACTATCGGTAGTCATACCAACTCTGAATGAGGGGCACAACATCGGTCCCCTGATTGAACGGCTTTGGGCTACTATCAAAGCTCTTGAGCTATCAGTCGAAATTATAGTTGTAGATGGCGGATCAACTGACCAAACATGGCAAGTAGCTGAACAGCTCGGCGCCCGTTGCCTACTACAGCGTCGCCTTGGATACGCGGGAGCACTAAGAGAGGGATTCTCTGCGGCTGGCGGGGAGTATATCCTCACACTCGACAGCGATCTTTCGCACCCGCCTGAGCTCTTTAAAGAGATGTGGCCCCTTAGGAGTGATGCGGACATTATTATAGCTTCTCGCTTCGCTAGGGGTGGACGCTCAGACGCCCCTCTCTCCAGACACCTCCTTTCAAAGGTGCTTAACGCGGTATTCTCAACATGTCTATCACTTCCAATTAAAGATCTCTCTAGCGGATATAGACTTTATAAAAGAAGCGCGCTCAACCTCGGCGCTTATCACCCTGAGAACTTCAATATTCTCCAAGAAGTAATCGTTAGAGCTTACTCAGAAGGGTATAACATCAAAGAGATCCCACTTCACTATGAAGAGCGCGCTTCAGGGTCTTCTCACGTCTCCCTAGTTAAATTCGCAATCTCCTATCTGCCCACTCTGTACCGCCTATGGAAACTGCGAAACTCGATCAGCACAGCGGATTATGAATACCGATCTTACTATAGCAGACATCCTTTACAACGTTATTGGATTCGTAAGCGACTCTCTCTTGTAAAGCGGTTTCTTGATATACCACAGAGGGTCCTTGACGTCGGCTCTGGCAGTAACTACTTAGCGGCAACTACACCAGGAATCATCGCGCTTGATATCGAACCAAAAAAAGTGCGTTTTATGGCGCGAACACAGGCAGTAGCTCAATTAGGGGACGCCCAAAATCTACCGTATCCCGATCAGTCATTTGACCAAGTTATCCTCTCAGAGGTACTACCATACGTCGGAGATCTGGGGGCCTCACTTGACGAGGCGCGTCGAGTTCTTAAAAATGGTGGCAAGCTAATCATATGCGTTCCGGACTCGCGCAGACTCGCATGGCGAATCTTTGGAACCCTCTATCGCTTCCTCCCGAACGTGCATGCATCTCAAGTTAAGGTTCGTCATCGCTTCACCCGAATAAACCTAGTTGAGCGCCTCGCTAATCGTGGCTTTCGCGCTCTGAAATATAGCTATATTTGCGGAGCTGAATTGGTTATTGTGTTTAAAAAAGTTGATTAG